One part of the Sardina pilchardus chromosome 5, fSarPil1.1, whole genome shotgun sequence genome encodes these proteins:
- the LOC134080807 gene encoding protocadherin gamma-A11-like — protein sequence MMEELKRGSVVGKIAQDLGVDLKAFSARSPKIEFDGSKRYFDINLQTGELIVNDRIDREEHCGQRPTCSLQFDFFLENPLELHRVVVDVQDINDNAPSFPNDHISLEIRESADTGARFSIDEALDPDIGINTVQGYSLSPNAHFTLAVHNNAETGKYAELVLEKELDREKEDKISLILTAHDGGNPLRSGTVMIHIQVLDANDNVPVFTQTAYRVNVAENVPLGTSVVTVSASDADEGANGAVTYDFSHVSTKAKSAFTLDQKTGVITVKGPLDFEENPSFEMRVKAKDGSGQAASCKVIVDVTDVNDNAPIILIKSLKTPVSENVPVGSEVAIIYVQDKDTGPSGKVSCLILHSTKFRLNASIKNHFSLVTVDSLDREVESEYNITIVATDEGTPSLSSSKNIHLAVADVNDNPPVFEHQSYSAYVTENNKPGSSVCSVTARDPDWRQNGTVFYSLLPSEVNGVPVSSYVSINGDTGVIHAVRPFDYEQFRSFKVQVVARDNGSPPLSSNVTVSVFITDDNDNSPQILYPTPEGNSFMTEMVPKAALSGSLVSKVIAVDADSGQNAWLSYQIVKSTDPGLFTIGLHSGEIRAQRDISESDSMKQNLVISVKDNGQPSLSTTCAVYLLISDNLAEVPELKDMSYEENSSKLTSYLIIALVSVSTFFLTFIILIVAIRICHRRKPRLLFDGAVAIPSAYLPPNYADVDGTGTLRSAYNYDAYMTTGSRTSDFKFVTSYNDNTLPSGTTLKRSPGDNSDCLNFTSLDFTENGSQFSTLCLLKGTTAMKFGFVLSSPAHNFPYQSR from the exons ATGATGGAGGAGCTGAAACGAGGATCTGTTGTGGGCAAAATTGCTCAGGATTTGGGAGTAGATCTGAAGGCTTTCTCTGCTCGGAGTCCCAAAATTGAATTTGATGGAAGTAAGCGTTATTTCGACATCAATCTCCAGACAGGGGAGCTGATCGTGAACGACCGGATAGATAGGGAGGAACACTGCGGACAAAGGCcgacctgtagcctacaattcGACTTCTTTTTAGAAAATCCTCTGGAGCTGCATCGAGTCGTGGTTGATGTACAAGATATCAATGACAACGCTCCATCATTTCCTAATGACCATATCAGTTTGGAAATCAGAGAATCTGCGGATACGGGGGCCCGGTTTTCCATCGATGAAGCCCTTGACCCAGACATTGGAATAAACACTGTTCAGGGTTACAGCCTTTCCCCCAACGCTCACTTTACTCTTGCCGTGCATAACAATGCAGAAACAGGTAAATACGCAGAACTTGTCTTAGAAAAAGAATTAGATCGTGAAAAAGAGGACAAGATATCCCTTATTTTGACAGCACATGATGGCGGCAATCCGCTGAGGTCAGGGACAGTAATGATACATATTCAGGTGTTGGATGCAAATGATAACGTGCCTGTTTTTACTCAAACAGCATACAGAGTAAATGTCGCTGAAAACGTGCCGCTTGGGACATCAGTTGTTACTGTTAGTGCAAGTGATGCAGACGAAGGGGCAAACGGAGCCGTCACATACGATTTCAGTCATGTGTCGACCAAGGCTAAAAGCGCATTCACGCTTGACCAGAAAACTGGAGTCATAACAGTGAAAGGACCATTAGATTTCGAAGAAAATCCGTCTTTTGAAATGCGCGTTAAAGCCAAGGATGGGTCTGGTCAAGCAGCGTCGTGTAAAGTAATTGTAGATGTAACAGACGTTAATGATAATGCCCCTATTATCTTGATCAAGTCATTAAAAACTCCCGTCTCTGAAAATGTGCCCGTCGGCTCAGAAGTGGCTATTATTTATGTTCAAGACAAAGACACGGGTCCTAGCGGCAAGGTGTCTTGCTTGATTCTTCACAGCACTAAATTCAGATTAAATGCTTCAATTAAAAACCACTTTTCTTTAGTCACTGTTGATTCTTTGGACCGTGAAGTTGAGTCAGAATACAACATCACAATCGTTGCAACTGATGAAggcactccttctctctcatcctcaaaaAATATACATTTGGCGGTTGCTGATGTGAATGATAATCCCCCTGTATTTGAACATCAGTCCTACAGTGCATATGTGACTGAGAATAACAAGCCTGGctcctctgtctgttctgttaCTGCGAGAGACCCAGACTGGAGACAGAATGGCACAGTGTTCTACTCTCTGTTGCCCAGTGAGGTCAATGGTGTTCCGGTCTCCTCATATGTATCCATTAATGGAGACACAGGGGTGATCCATGCTGTGAGGCCCTTTGACTACGAGCAGTTCAGAAGCTTCAAAGTTCAGGTTGTAGCCAGAGACAATGGTTCTCCTCCACTCAGCAGCaacgtgactgtgagtgtgttcataacAGATGACAATGATAACTCTCCTCAGATATTGTACCCTACTCCAGAAGGAAACTCCTTCATGACTGAGATGGTTCCTAAAGCTGCTCTTTCTGGCTCGCTGGTCTCCAAAGTGATCGCTGTTGATGCTGACTCTGGACAGAACGCGTGGCTGTCGTATCAGATCGTGAAGTCGACTGATCCGGGACTTTTCACTATTGGTCTCCACAGTGGAGAGATCAGGGCTCAGAGGGACATTTCTGAATCTGACAGCATGAAGCAGAACCTTGTGATCTCAGTGAAAGATAACggacagccctctctctctacaacctGTGCCGTATATTTACTCATCTCTGATAACTTGGCTGAAGTTCCTGAGCTGAAAGACATGTCTTATGAGGAGAACAGTTCTAAACTCACATCTTATCTGATCATTGCTCTGGTGTCTGTTTCCACATTTTTCCTCACTTTCATCATTCTCATTGTGGCCATACGGATTTGTCACAGGAGAAAGCCCAGACTGTTGTTTGATGGAGCAGTAGCCATTCCCAGTGCATATTTACCTCCCAACTACGCAGATGTTGATGGAACTGGAACTCTCCGTAGTGCTTACAACTATGACGCCTATATGACCACAGGGTCACGTACCAGTGACTTCAAGTTTGTTACGTCCTACAATGACAACACTCTGCCTTCTGGCACCACTCTGAAGAGGAGTCCAGGAGACAACAGTGACTGCCTCAACTTCACTTCACTTGACTTCACTGAGAATGGATCTCAGTTCTCCACTCTG tGTTTGCTGAAGGGCACCACAGCTATGAAGTTTGGCTTTGTGCTCAGCTCCCCTGCTCACAATTTTCCCTACCAATCCAGATAA